The proteins below come from a single Streptomyces sp. B3I8 genomic window:
- a CDS encoding DUF6480 family protein — protein sequence MSTHYGNSSSEPRPTTRVEPAGLVPPGETPPAEDGISGTLPRDIGYNRSRGWAKAPLTLILLLVLLFAAGFIGYAVGI from the coding sequence ATGTCCACGCACTACGGCAACTCCTCCTCCGAGCCGCGGCCCACCACCCGGGTGGAGCCCGCCGGCCTGGTTCCGCCGGGCGAGACCCCGCCGGCCGAGGACGGCATCTCGGGAACCCTGCCCCGTGACATCGGGTACAACCGGTCGCGCGGCTGGGCCAAGGCGCCACTGACGCTCATTCTGCTGCTGGTGCTGCTGTTCGCCGCGGGGTTCATCGGCTACGCGGTCGGGATCTGA
- a CDS encoding DUF2795 domain-containing protein yields the protein MAKPNPVDLRRALASADCPATGEDLARLARGHGADSALVDALTAHGKDEFDGPNKVSRAVLGSG from the coding sequence ATGGCGAAGCCGAACCCGGTCGATCTGCGGCGGGCCCTCGCGTCGGCCGACTGTCCGGCCACCGGCGAGGACCTGGCACGGCTCGCCCGCGGCCACGGGGCCGACAGCGCGCTCGTCGACGCCCTCACGGCACACGGCAAGGACGAATTCGACGGCCCGAACAAGGTCAGCCGCGCCGTTCTCGGTTCGGGCTGA
- a CDS encoding gamma-glutamyltransferase family protein, whose product MFTTRPTLQGTFGMVASTHWLASGCAMAVLEDGGNAFDAAVAAGFVLHVVEPHLNGPAGELPALVAPAGGPVRVLCGQGVAPAGATIAHYRSLGLDLVPGTGPLAAAVPGAFDAWMLLLRDHGTKPLADVLKYAIGYAEHGHAPVERVGGTVATVRELFETEWTSSAAVYLPDGEPPRPGRLFRNPALAATWKRLLTEVAGAGGREAEIDAAREVWRTGFVAGALVRQAARPTLDTSGARHTGTLTAADLAGWSATWERPATYDWNGWTLCKPGPWSQGPVLLQQLALLPPELPPYASADYVHLLVEGCKLVMADREAWYGDAADVPLDELLSAPYNAERRALIGETASYELRPGGPGGRTPRLSRYALGLAPAASGYEALGVGEPTVAKSPLSPVPGEPAGPGDAGEPRVSGDGSTRGDTCHLDVVDRWGNMISATPSGGWLQSNPVVPELGFPLGTRLQMTWLDEGLPNSLTPGRRPRTTLSPSLALREGVPVLAFGTPGGDQQDQWGTHFFLAVALRDRVRGGLDLQGATDAPNWHNDSFPGSFFPRGMRPGSVTVESRTDSAIIAELRRRGHDVLVGEPWSEGRLSAVARDPETTVLSAAANPRGMQGYAAGR is encoded by the coding sequence ATGTTCACGACCCGACCCACTCTCCAAGGCACCTTCGGCATGGTGGCCTCCACGCACTGGCTCGCCTCCGGGTGCGCCATGGCCGTGCTGGAGGACGGCGGCAACGCCTTCGACGCGGCCGTCGCCGCCGGTTTCGTCCTGCACGTCGTCGAACCGCACCTCAACGGGCCCGCGGGGGAACTCCCGGCGCTCGTCGCCCCGGCCGGCGGCCCGGTGCGGGTGCTGTGCGGCCAGGGCGTCGCCCCCGCCGGCGCCACGATCGCCCACTACCGCTCCCTCGGCCTGGACCTCGTCCCCGGTACCGGACCGCTGGCCGCAGCCGTCCCCGGCGCCTTCGACGCCTGGATGCTGCTCCTGCGCGACCACGGCACCAAACCGCTCGCCGACGTCCTCAAGTACGCCATCGGGTACGCCGAACACGGGCACGCGCCGGTGGAGCGGGTCGGCGGGACGGTGGCGACCGTACGCGAGCTTTTCGAGACGGAGTGGACGAGTTCGGCCGCGGTGTACCTGCCCGACGGCGAGCCGCCCCGCCCCGGCCGCCTCTTCCGCAATCCCGCCCTCGCCGCCACCTGGAAACGGCTGCTCACCGAGGTCGCCGGGGCGGGCGGCCGGGAGGCGGAGATCGACGCGGCGCGCGAGGTGTGGCGCACCGGGTTCGTCGCCGGGGCGCTGGTCCGGCAGGCCGCCCGGCCCACCCTGGACACCAGCGGCGCCCGCCACACCGGGACGCTCACCGCGGCCGACCTCGCCGGCTGGTCCGCCACGTGGGAGCGGCCCGCGACGTACGACTGGAACGGCTGGACCCTGTGCAAACCCGGACCCTGGAGCCAGGGTCCGGTACTGCTCCAGCAGCTCGCCCTGCTCCCGCCGGAGCTGCCCCCGTACGCCTCCGCGGACTACGTCCACCTCCTCGTCGAGGGCTGCAAGCTCGTCATGGCCGACCGCGAGGCCTGGTACGGCGACGCCGCCGACGTCCCCCTGGACGAGCTGCTGTCCGCCCCGTACAACGCGGAGCGGCGGGCCCTGATCGGGGAGACGGCCTCGTACGAGCTGCGGCCGGGCGGGCCCGGCGGACGCACGCCCCGCCTCAGCCGGTACGCCCTCGGGCTCGCTCCCGCCGCGTCCGGCTACGAGGCGCTGGGGGTGGGCGAACCGACCGTCGCCAAGAGCCCGCTGTCCCCGGTGCCGGGGGAGCCCGCGGGGCCTGGTGACGCCGGTGAGCCCCGGGTGTCGGGCGACGGTTCGACCCGCGGCGACACCTGCCACCTCGACGTCGTCGACCGCTGGGGCAACATGATCTCGGCGACGCCCAGCGGCGGCTGGCTGCAGTCCAACCCTGTCGTGCCCGAACTGGGCTTCCCGCTGGGCACCCGGCTGCAGATGACCTGGCTCGACGAGGGGTTGCCCAACTCCCTCACGCCGGGCCGCCGCCCGCGCACCACCCTCAGCCCGTCGCTCGCGCTGCGCGAGGGCGTGCCGGTGCTGGCGTTCGGTACGCCCGGCGGCGATCAGCAGGACCAGTGGGGGACCCACTTCTTCCTCGCCGTGGCGCTGCGCGACCGGGTCCGCGGAGGCCTCGACCTGCAGGGTGCGACAGACGCCCCCAACTGGCACAACGACAGCTTCCCCGGCTCCTTCTTCCCGCGTGGGATGCGACCGGGCTCCGTCACCGTGGAATCGCGCACGGATTCGGCGATCATCGCGGAACTACGACGACGCGGACACGACGTGCTGGTGGGCGAGCCGTGGTCCGAAGGCCGGCTGAGCGCCGTCGCCCGAGACCCCGAAACCACCGTCCTCTCGGCAGCGGCGAACCCACGCGGCATGCAGGGCTACGCAGCCGGCCGCTGA
- a CDS encoding inositol monophosphatase family protein gives MIESTDTTLGTIDEFLTRHADDVAAAIRTAAATEIMPRFRRLEAHEVDEKTGPHDLVTDADLNAEAHLTEELARLLPGSTVVGEEAVHADPRVYEAIRGEAPVWIVDPVDGTRQFVHGDTGFCTLVALARGGDLLASWTYAPAREQFATAIRGRGAFLDGSPLRSGSPRPDHSLEVATSHPDYTTDAQKQALLALRTPGVRPRPCGSAGLEYLAVARGELDATAFTWEAAWDHAAGLLLVEEAGGTHLTSDGVPFRITGGNTLPFTTARDGATAHRVVELLRGGRAE, from the coding sequence ATGATCGAGAGCACGGACACCACCCTCGGAACCATCGACGAGTTCCTCACCCGCCACGCCGACGACGTGGCGGCGGCGATCCGCACAGCCGCCGCCACCGAGATCATGCCGCGCTTCCGCCGCCTGGAAGCCCACGAGGTCGACGAGAAGACCGGCCCGCACGACCTCGTCACCGACGCCGACCTCAACGCCGAGGCCCACCTCACCGAAGAACTGGCCCGGCTCCTCCCCGGCTCGACCGTGGTGGGCGAGGAGGCCGTCCACGCCGACCCACGCGTGTACGAGGCGATACGCGGCGAGGCCCCGGTGTGGATAGTCGACCCGGTCGACGGCACCCGCCAGTTCGTCCACGGCGACACCGGCTTCTGCACCCTCGTCGCCCTGGCCCGCGGCGGCGACCTGCTCGCCTCCTGGACGTACGCCCCCGCCCGCGAGCAGTTCGCCACCGCGATACGCGGCCGGGGCGCGTTCCTCGACGGCAGCCCCCTGCGGTCCGGCTCCCCGCGCCCGGACCACAGCCTGGAGGTGGCCACCTCGCACCCCGACTACACCACCGACGCACAGAAGCAGGCGCTGCTCGCCCTGCGCACGCCGGGCGTCCGCCCGCGCCCCTGCGGCTCGGCGGGCCTGGAGTACCTGGCGGTGGCCCGCGGCGAGCTGGACGCCACGGCGTTCACCTGGGAGGCCGCCTGGGACCACGCGGCGGGACTGCTCCTGGTCGAGGAGGCGGGCGGCACGCACCTGACGAGCGACGGCGTCCCGTTCCGCATCACCGGCGGCAACACCCTGCCGTTCACCACCGCGCGCGACGGAGCCACCGCCCACCGGGTGGTGGAGCTGCTGCGCGGCGGCCGGGCGGAGTGA
- a CDS encoding NAD(P)/FAD-dependent oxidoreductase: MLDAVVVGAGPNGLTAAVELARRGFSVAVFEAKETVGGGARTEELTLPGFRHDPCSAAHPLGINSPAFRALPLQRHGLQWLQPELPMAHPFPDGTAAVLARSVAETAASFGPRDAGTYRRLVAPFLHKWDTLAKDFMSLPATALPRDPVTLARFGLVGLPPSTWLMRRFRDERAKGLFAGLVAHVMAPLGGFATSAVGLVFALAAHARGWPVARGGSQAISDALAGYLTELGGTLHTDYEVKRLDDLPPARAYVFDTSPTALARIADLGRTYENYRYGPGVFKIDYALDGPVPWTAKEARTAGTVQIGPTSADIGTALHAAARAGRAPDAPFLITVQPGVVDPTRAPEGKQVFWAYGHVPHGWTGDLTDAIERQLERFAPGFRDRVLARATAGPPELAVRNANYVGGDIATGSVAGLQLLLRPKLSLFPYATPHPAVFLCSSATPPGPGVHGMSGHNAAKAVWRHLRRT, encoded by the coding sequence ATGCTCGATGCGGTCGTGGTGGGAGCGGGGCCGAACGGACTGACGGCTGCCGTGGAGCTGGCCCGCCGGGGTTTCTCGGTGGCCGTGTTCGAGGCCAAGGAGACCGTCGGCGGGGGCGCGCGCACCGAGGAGCTCACCCTCCCCGGCTTCCGGCACGACCCCTGTTCCGCCGCCCACCCGCTCGGCATCAACTCGCCCGCGTTCCGCGCGCTGCCCCTTCAGCGGCACGGCCTTCAGTGGCTCCAGCCGGAACTGCCGATGGCGCACCCGTTCCCGGACGGCACGGCCGCCGTGCTCGCCCGGAGCGTCGCCGAGACGGCCGCCTCCTTCGGGCCGCGCGACGCGGGCACGTACCGCAGGCTCGTCGCCCCGTTCCTCCACAAGTGGGACACGCTGGCGAAGGACTTCATGTCGCTCCCGGCCACCGCGCTGCCCCGGGACCCGGTCACCCTCGCCCGGTTCGGCCTGGTCGGGCTGCCCCCGTCCACCTGGCTGATGCGCCGCTTCCGCGACGAGCGGGCCAAGGGCCTGTTCGCCGGGCTCGTCGCCCATGTCATGGCACCCCTCGGCGGCTTCGCCACCTCCGCCGTCGGCCTCGTCTTCGCGCTCGCGGCGCACGCCCGCGGCTGGCCCGTGGCCCGCGGTGGCTCCCAGGCCATCTCCGACGCGCTCGCCGGGTACCTCACCGAGCTCGGCGGCACCCTGCACACCGACTACGAGGTCAAGCGGCTCGACGACCTGCCGCCGGCTCGCGCCTACGTCTTCGACACCTCGCCCACCGCGCTGGCCCGCATCGCGGACCTCGGCCGGACATACGAGAACTACCGCTACGGCCCCGGCGTCTTCAAGATCGACTACGCGCTGGACGGCCCGGTGCCGTGGACCGCGAAGGAGGCCCGCACCGCCGGCACCGTACAGATCGGCCCCACCAGCGCGGACATCGGTACCGCACTGCACGCCGCCGCCCGCGCGGGCCGCGCGCCCGACGCGCCCTTCCTGATCACCGTGCAGCCCGGCGTCGTCGACCCCACCCGGGCCCCCGAGGGCAAGCAGGTGTTCTGGGCGTACGGCCATGTGCCCCACGGCTGGACCGGCGACCTCACCGATGCGATCGAACGCCAGTTGGAGCGGTTCGCCCCCGGCTTCCGCGACCGGGTACTCGCCCGCGCCACCGCCGGACCGCCCGAACTGGCCGTGCGCAACGCCAACTACGTGGGCGGCGACATCGCCACCGGCTCCGTCGCCGGGCTGCAGCTCCTGCTGCGGCCCAAGCTCTCCCTCTTCCCGTACGCCACCCCGCACCCGGCCGTCTTCCTGTGCTCCTCGGCGACCCCACCGGGCCCCGGTGTGCACGGTATGTCCGGGCACAACGCGGCGAAGGCGGTCTGGCGGCACCTGCGCCGCACCTGA
- a CDS encoding O-acetyl-ADP-ribose deacetylase: MTTLTVVRGDLTRQTADALVNAANSSLLGGGGVDGAVHRRGGPAILAECRALRAGHYGRGLSTGQAVATTAGELDARWVIHTVGPRYSADEDRSALLASCYRESLRVADELGARTVAFPAVSAGIYGWPVEDAARIAVETVRSVRTEAEEVRFVLLDEQTYDAFAARLS, translated from the coding sequence ATGACGACCCTCACCGTGGTCCGCGGCGACCTCACGCGGCAGACCGCCGACGCCCTCGTCAACGCCGCCAACTCCTCGCTCCTCGGCGGCGGCGGCGTCGACGGCGCCGTCCACCGCCGGGGCGGCCCCGCGATCCTCGCCGAGTGCCGCGCACTGCGTGCCGGGCACTACGGCCGGGGTCTGAGTACCGGACAGGCGGTCGCCACCACCGCCGGTGAGCTGGACGCCCGTTGGGTGATCCACACCGTCGGCCCCCGGTACAGCGCCGACGAGGACCGCTCCGCGCTGCTCGCCTCCTGCTACCGCGAGTCGTTGCGCGTCGCCGACGAACTCGGCGCCCGCACCGTCGCGTTCCCCGCCGTCTCCGCCGGCATCTACGGCTGGCCGGTCGAGGACGCCGCCCGGATCGCCGTGGAGACGGTACGGTCCGTGCGGACGGAGGCCGAGGAGGTCCGGTTCGTCCTCCTGGACGAACAGACGTACGACGCGTTCGCCGCCCGGCTCAGCTGA
- a CDS encoding GPP34 family phosphoprotein — protein MTTPRDLLIVSLDVPSAHPVGQGDLSLALAGAELIDLLRAGTLTVDADRVVPGAAAPEDATEPDDRLLREAGASLRREPPHESVEDWLWRRGNGLAAAYHSGLEADGLLVRQRHAWIPLRTGRTALVDSPARSRAAVRWRAGDPVLAGLAAALGIHDELAEDFGSLADESLVTVLAAVHHAVAELEAVRQRRSIEKAAFDNIWRG, from the coding sequence ATGACCACACCCCGGGACCTGCTGATCGTCAGCCTGGACGTCCCGTCCGCTCACCCGGTCGGGCAGGGCGACCTCTCGCTCGCCCTCGCCGGCGCCGAGCTGATCGACCTGCTGCGCGCCGGAACCCTCACCGTGGACGCCGACCGCGTGGTCCCCGGCGCGGCGGCCCCCGAGGACGCGACGGAACCGGACGACAGGCTGCTGCGCGAGGCGGGGGCGTCCCTGCGGCGTGAGCCGCCCCACGAGTCGGTCGAGGACTGGCTGTGGCGCCGGGGCAACGGGCTGGCCGCCGCGTACCACTCGGGACTGGAGGCGGACGGCCTGCTGGTCCGGCAGCGGCACGCGTGGATCCCGCTGCGCACCGGCCGCACCGCCCTGGTGGACTCACCCGCCCGGAGCCGCGCCGCCGTCCGCTGGCGGGCCGGCGACCCCGTCCTCGCCGGGCTCGCCGCCGCCCTCGGCATCCACGACGAACTGGCCGAGGACTTCGGCAGTCTCGCCGACGAGTCGCTCGTCACCGTCCTGGCCGCCGTTCACCACGCGGTGGCGGAGCTGGAGGCCGTGCGGCAGCGGCGCAGCATCGAGAAGGCGGCGTTCGACAACATCTGGCGGGGCTGA
- a CDS encoding glycoside hydrolase family 2 TIM barrel-domain containing protein, producing MPHPHTPSADRPADPRRTFVSRRRLLEGTAAVLGGLALSAAPGAALAAGRPRSAAGGTAAGPEWNGNIATFEVGTEPPHTTLMPYGDLRQALAADRTRSPYRLSLDGAWKFAHSDRPEDRDPDFHRTDLDDRSWDTLPVPSVWQMHGYDAPIYVNITYPYWGPNGRGEEPQPPAAPTRFNPVGQYRRTFTVPHDWRGRRTFLHFEGVKSAHYVWINGALVGYHEDSYTPAEYDITDHLRPGTNQIAVEVYRYSDGDWMEDQDMIRLSGIFRSVYLYSTPGVHLRDFKLETPLGDGYTSAELKVAASVRAYGGEDGGRYTVETQLYDDRGHAVWSRPLQQSADLGSAAPGEDVTVSAARAVPDPRLWSAEHPYLYTAVLRLRDPSGKVVETLSHRVGLREFALKDGLMRINGRPISFRGTNRHEMHPDRGTALTRADMVKDVTIIKRMNMNSVRTSHYPNNPAWLELADEYGLYLVGETNLETHGIRDEYPGDHADWTEACVARARNMVHRDKNHAAVVIWSLGNEAGGGSTFVAMHDWIRSYDTTRVIQYEGDDRPAISDIRSAMYESPSRIAERAADTSDTRPYVMIEYCHAMGNSNGNFKTYWDTVRAHDVLQGGWIWDFVDQGLNRPTPARILLTETGPGALRGEVLAPQGGFDRDKGVSGGTVFVRDDRLDLTGSLTLEAWATQRYTGDHQPILVKGDTQYALKQSFENLEFFIHSGGQWISASWKLPDGWAGTEHHLAGVFDADAGTLTLYVDGEVKATRTTTARPDSTVTPVSLATDMDNALREFSGTIRRARIYARPLTAAELASDGRGPDDDGVRLWFDAATAGYTEKHSRARTFPAYGGDWGDSPNDGNFCADGIVTADRGHTGKAAEITRVLQAIHAAPASGDDTLTDGALTLTNEYLFTNLREFDGSWSLVADGRTVRHGRLTRAQLDLAPLSKKRITVPVPLPEDPAPGAEYFLELSFTTRESTPWAKAGFEIAREQIPVDAGSPKVTPVPLESVPSLRHSENGASVTVRGRDFSATVDKKTGTLTSYEAGGHRLLTDGPAPNFWRAPTDNDKGNGQHIRNQTWRDAGARREVTGVTVRALRDKAVEIKVAGTLPTTVKSAYTTTYTVFGNGEIKVDHTLHPGAADLPYIPEVGSMLLLPGRLEHLRYYGRGPEENHWDRNDGTDVGVHSSTVSDQWTPYIRPQENGNRTDIRWAALTGRDGTGLLVTGDALLEVNASHFTPEDLSVGARHDYQLTPREEVVLRVNHRQMGVGGDNSWGAHTHDEYKLLPDRDYAYSYRLRPLTDVDDAMRMSRRPTATTFAS from the coding sequence ATGCCGCACCCCCACACCCCGTCCGCCGACCGGCCCGCGGACCCACGCCGGACATTCGTCAGCCGCCGCCGTCTGCTGGAGGGCACGGCCGCCGTCCTCGGCGGACTCGCCCTCTCCGCCGCCCCCGGCGCCGCCCTCGCCGCCGGCCGGCCCCGGTCCGCGGCCGGCGGCACGGCGGCCGGCCCGGAGTGGAACGGGAACATCGCCACCTTCGAGGTGGGCACCGAGCCCCCGCACACCACCCTCATGCCCTACGGCGACCTCCGGCAGGCCCTCGCCGCCGACCGCACCCGCTCCCCGTACCGGCTGAGCCTCGACGGGGCCTGGAAGTTCGCGCACAGCGACCGCCCCGAGGACCGGGACCCCGACTTCCACCGCACCGACCTCGACGACCGCTCCTGGGACACCCTCCCCGTCCCCTCCGTCTGGCAGATGCACGGCTACGACGCCCCCATCTACGTCAACATCACCTACCCCTACTGGGGCCCCAACGGCCGGGGCGAGGAACCGCAGCCGCCCGCCGCGCCCACCCGCTTCAACCCCGTCGGCCAGTACAGACGCACCTTCACCGTCCCCCACGACTGGCGGGGCCGCCGAACCTTCCTGCACTTCGAGGGCGTCAAGTCCGCGCACTACGTGTGGATCAACGGCGCCCTCGTCGGCTACCACGAGGACTCGTACACCCCCGCCGAGTACGACATCACCGACCACCTGAGGCCGGGCACCAACCAGATCGCCGTCGAGGTCTACCGCTACAGCGACGGCGACTGGATGGAGGACCAGGACATGATCCGGCTGAGCGGCATCTTCCGCTCGGTCTACCTGTACTCCACGCCCGGCGTCCACCTGCGCGACTTCAAGCTGGAGACGCCGCTCGGCGACGGGTACACGAGCGCGGAGCTGAAGGTCGCCGCGAGTGTGCGCGCCTACGGCGGCGAGGACGGCGGCCGGTACACCGTCGAGACCCAGCTCTACGACGACCGCGGGCACGCCGTCTGGTCCCGGCCGTTGCAGCAGTCCGCCGACCTCGGCTCCGCCGCCCCGGGCGAGGACGTCACCGTGAGCGCCGCCCGCGCCGTGCCCGACCCCCGTCTGTGGTCCGCCGAGCACCCGTACCTCTACACCGCCGTCCTGCGCCTGCGTGATCCCTCGGGCAAGGTGGTCGAGACCCTCTCCCACCGCGTCGGACTGCGCGAGTTCGCCCTGAAGGACGGGCTCATGCGCATCAACGGCCGGCCCATCTCCTTCCGCGGCACCAACCGGCACGAGATGCACCCCGACCGCGGCACCGCCCTCACCCGCGCCGACATGGTCAAGGACGTCACGATCATCAAGCGGATGAACATGAACTCCGTCCGCACCTCGCACTACCCGAACAACCCCGCCTGGCTCGAACTCGCCGACGAGTACGGGCTCTACCTCGTCGGCGAGACCAACCTGGAGACCCACGGCATCCGCGACGAGTACCCCGGCGACCACGCCGACTGGACCGAGGCGTGCGTGGCCCGCGCCCGGAACATGGTGCACCGCGACAAGAACCACGCCGCGGTCGTCATCTGGTCCCTCGGCAACGAGGCGGGCGGCGGCAGCACCTTCGTCGCCATGCACGACTGGATCCGCTCCTACGACACCACCCGCGTCATCCAGTACGAGGGCGACGACCGCCCCGCGATCAGCGACATCCGCTCGGCGATGTACGAGAGCCCGTCCCGGATCGCCGAACGGGCCGCGGACACCTCCGACACCCGCCCCTACGTGATGATCGAGTACTGCCATGCGATGGGGAACTCCAACGGCAACTTCAAGACGTACTGGGACACCGTCCGCGCCCACGACGTCCTCCAGGGCGGCTGGATCTGGGACTTCGTCGACCAGGGCCTCAACCGGCCCACCCCCGCGCGCATCCTGCTCACCGAGACGGGCCCCGGCGCGCTGCGCGGCGAAGTCCTCGCCCCCCAGGGCGGTTTCGACCGCGACAAGGGCGTCAGCGGCGGCACCGTCTTCGTCCGCGACGACCGCCTCGACCTCACCGGCTCGCTGACCCTGGAGGCGTGGGCCACCCAGCGCTACACCGGCGACCACCAGCCCATCCTCGTCAAGGGCGACACCCAGTACGCGCTGAAGCAGAGCTTCGAGAACCTGGAGTTCTTCATACATTCCGGCGGTCAGTGGATCAGCGCGAGCTGGAAACTGCCCGACGGCTGGGCCGGCACCGAACACCACCTCGCGGGTGTCTTCGACGCCGACGCCGGCACGCTCACCCTGTACGTCGACGGCGAGGTGAAGGCCACCCGCACCACCACAGCCCGACCCGACAGCACCGTCACCCCCGTCTCCCTCGCGACCGACATGGACAACGCGCTGCGCGAGTTCAGCGGCACGATCCGGCGGGCCCGGATCTACGCCCGCCCTCTCACCGCCGCCGAACTCGCCTCCGACGGGCGCGGCCCCGACGACGACGGCGTCCGCCTCTGGTTCGACGCCGCCACCGCGGGGTACACCGAGAAGCACTCCCGGGCCCGCACGTTCCCCGCCTACGGCGGCGACTGGGGCGACAGCCCCAACGACGGCAACTTCTGCGCCGACGGCATCGTCACCGCCGACCGCGGCCACACCGGCAAGGCCGCCGAGATCACCCGCGTGCTGCAGGCGATCCACGCCGCCCCGGCCTCCGGCGACGACACCCTCACCGACGGCGCGCTCACCCTCACCAACGAGTACCTGTTCACCAACCTCCGCGAATTCGACGGCAGCTGGTCCCTCGTCGCCGACGGCCGGACCGTACGGCACGGCAGGCTCACCCGCGCCCAGCTCGACCTCGCGCCACTGTCGAAGAAGCGGATCACCGTGCCCGTACCGCTCCCGGAGGACCCGGCACCCGGCGCGGAGTACTTCCTGGAGCTGTCCTTCACCACCCGGGAGAGCACCCCGTGGGCGAAGGCCGGCTTCGAGATCGCCCGGGAACAGATCCCCGTCGACGCGGGCAGCCCGAAGGTGACCCCCGTCCCGCTGGAGAGCGTGCCCTCCCTGCGCCACAGCGAGAACGGCGCCTCCGTCACCGTCAGGGGCCGGGACTTCTCCGCCACCGTCGACAAGAAGACCGGCACCCTCACCTCCTACGAGGCCGGAGGGCACCGCCTGCTCACCGACGGTCCCGCACCCAACTTCTGGCGGGCACCCACCGACAACGACAAGGGCAACGGCCAGCACATCCGCAACCAGACCTGGCGCGACGCCGGCGCCCGCCGCGAGGTCACCGGCGTCACCGTGCGCGCCCTGCGCGACAAGGCCGTCGAGATCAAGGTCGCCGGCACCCTGCCCACCACCGTGAAGTCCGCGTACACCACCACGTACACCGTCTTCGGCAACGGCGAGATCAAGGTCGACCACACCCTGCACCCGGGCGCGGCCGACCTGCCGTACATCCCGGAGGTCGGCAGCATGCTCCTCCTGCCGGGGCGGCTGGAACACCTGCGCTACTACGGGCGCGGCCCCGAGGAGAACCACTGGGACCGCAACGACGGCACCGACGTGGGCGTGCACTCGTCCACCGTCTCCGACCAGTGGACCCCGTACATCCGCCCGCAGGAGAACGGCAACCGGACCGACATCCGCTGGGCCGCCCTCACCGGCCGCGACGGCACCGGGCTCCTCGTCACCGGCGACGCCCTCCTGGAGGTCAACGCCTCGCACTTCACCCCCGAGGACCTGTCCGTCGGGGCACGCCACGACTACCAGCTCACGCCGCGCGAGGAGGTCGTGCTGCGGGTCAACCACCGGCAGATGGGCGTCGGCGGCGACAACAGCTGGGGCGCCCACACCCACGACGAGTACAAACTCTTGCCCGACCGCGACTACGCCTACAGCTACCGACTGCGCCCCCTGACGGACGTGGACGACGCGATGCGGATGTCCCGGCGCCCGACGGCGACGACGTTCGCGTCCTAG